A window of candidate division KSB1 bacterium contains these coding sequences:
- a CDS encoding N-acetyltransferase, protein MSKFDVTPVTNSRDLREFMRLPWKIYHGDPHWVPPLVMDLKKLFDKKKYPFFQHSQADFFLARRNGETVGRIAAILNNNHNKFHDERCAFFGFFETVNDQTVATALLEKAADWAREKGMTALRGPANYSTNDTCGLLVEGFDSSPVILMTYNPRYYVDLIENAGFGKAMDLYAWWMVKEQGLNPKIIRVGEKVLQEENIKLRTLNMKNFWGEVEMIKKIYNEAWSANWGFVPMTDAEFDFLARDLKPAVDPRLVLIVEKDGEPVGFSLSLPDYNVALKKINGRLLPFGFFKLLYYKRLIKHIRVLTLGVVRKLQTNSGIGAALYMETFRRGTALGFNAGEFSWTLENNTLINRGMKLLGAKPYKRYRFYERRL, encoded by the coding sequence TTGTCAAAGTTCGACGTTACTCCGGTGACCAACTCCCGCGACCTGCGCGAATTCATGCGATTGCCGTGGAAAATCTACCACGGCGATCCGCACTGGGTACCCCCGCTGGTGATGGATTTGAAGAAACTTTTTGATAAAAAGAAATATCCATTTTTTCAGCATTCGCAAGCCGATTTTTTTCTGGCGCGGCGCAACGGCGAAACCGTCGGGCGCATCGCGGCGATTCTGAACAACAACCACAATAAATTTCATGACGAGCGCTGCGCCTTTTTCGGCTTTTTTGAAACCGTCAACGATCAAACCGTGGCTACGGCGCTTTTGGAAAAGGCGGCGGATTGGGCGCGGGAAAAGGGCATGACGGCGCTGCGCGGCCCGGCGAATTATTCGACCAACGACACCTGCGGCCTGCTCGTCGAAGGCTTCGATTCTTCTCCGGTTATTTTGATGACCTACAATCCACGTTATTACGTTGATCTGATCGAAAACGCCGGATTTGGCAAGGCGATGGATCTTTACGCCTGGTGGATGGTCAAGGAGCAAGGCCTGAATCCGAAAATTATTCGCGTCGGCGAAAAAGTTTTGCAGGAGGAAAATATCAAGCTGCGCACGCTGAATATGAAAAACTTTTGGGGAGAAGTGGAAATGATCAAGAAGATTTATAACGAAGCCTGGAGCGCGAATTGGGGCTTTGTGCCGATGACCGACGCCGAATTTGATTTTCTTGCCAGAGATTTAAAACCGGCGGTCGATCCGCGCCTGGTTCTGATCGTGGAAAAAGATGGCGAGCCGGTGGGGTTCTCGCTGTCGTTGCCGGATTATAATGTGGCGCTGAAAAAAATCAACGGCCGGTTGCTGCCGTTCGGCTTTTTCAAGTTGCTTTATTACAAACGCCTGATCAAACACATTCGCGTGCTCACGCTCGGCGTCGTGCGGAAACTGCAAACCAACAGCGGCATCGGCGCGGCGCTTTACATGGAAACTTTCCGCCGCGGCACCGCCCTCGGCTTCAACGCCGGTGAGTTTTCCTGGACGCTGGAAAACAACACGCTGATCAATCGCGGCATGAAGCTGCTCGGCGCCAAGCCGTACAAACGCTATCGCTTTTATGAACGGAGGTTGTGA
- a CDS encoding arsenate reductase ArsC — protein MMNKQRVIFICTHNSARSQMAEGLLRHLAGDRYEVCSAGTQSTRVNPLAIKAMAEKGIDISSHTSDHIDKYLGMEFDYVITVCDNANETCPYFPTNKTRWHWSFEDPSVATGTEEERLAKFREIRDQIEQKLAVLLA, from the coding sequence ATGATGAATAAACAACGCGTCATTTTCATCTGCACGCACAATTCCGCCCGCAGTCAAATGGCCGAAGGCCTGCTGCGCCATCTTGCCGGCGATCGCTATGAAGTCTGCAGCGCCGGCACGCAATCGACTCGCGTCAATCCGTTGGCCATCAAGGCCATGGCGGAGAAGGGCATCGACATTTCAAGTCACACTTCGGATCACATCGACAAATATCTGGGGATGGAATTCGATTACGTGATTACGGTGTGTGACAACGCGAATGAAACCTGTCCCTATTTTCCCACCAACAAAACAAGGTGGCACTGGAGCTTCGAAGACCCCTCAGTGGCAACGGGAACCGAGGAGGAAAGATTGGCCAAATTCCGCGAGATTCGCGATCAAATCGAGCAGAAGCTGGCCGTGCTTTTGGCGTAA
- a CDS encoding NAD(P)/FAD-dependent oxidoreductase, whose protein sequence is MMPQRNTYDILIAGAGPAGLSAAIAAGRAGLRVAVFERSKEIGYPIHTSGGSWMAELRRLGVPEHFMHPIRTGKFLAPNAAASFSYEPPVSCILDVRGLYQFLAAQAAEVGAAIYPGAAVERALVQNDQPAGLVVRQHGNFFAPLLIDATGAAGILARQMNLRGPLRRYGLGAEYDLYWPDWPDDTIALLFGSLAGPAGYGWIFPHGASRARIGIGVIHPDTKAEPRPLLDHLLRRQQIAGFPVPSHSALEFHLGVIPAAPPLKRTSAAGLLVAGDAGGLISTLLGEGIRFALDIGGMAGDVAVEAHRAGRFDAAFLERFDTRWRSRYGGLFAGGYEINRRLAQYDDQSWNEKIALLAQFPAEVIPDLLKGDFSAPLLLSLMWRYRQYFGRKMLQYLYKNIRKKS, encoded by the coding sequence ATGATGCCTCAACGGAACACTTACGACATCCTGATCGCTGGCGCCGGACCTGCCGGTTTGAGCGCCGCCATTGCCGCCGGCCGCGCTGGATTGCGGGTGGCAGTTTTTGAGCGCAGCAAAGAAATCGGTTATCCGATTCACACCAGTGGCGGCAGTTGGATGGCCGAGCTGCGCCGGCTCGGCGTGCCGGAGCACTTCATGCACCCGATTCGCACCGGAAAATTTCTCGCGCCAAACGCGGCCGCGAGTTTTTCCTACGAGCCGCCGGTGAGCTGCATCTTGGACGTTCGCGGGTTGTATCAATTTCTCGCGGCGCAAGCCGCTGAAGTCGGCGCGGCAATTTATCCGGGCGCCGCCGTCGAACGCGCGCTTGTGCAAAATGATCAACCAGCCGGTCTCGTCGTGCGACAGCACGGAAATTTTTTTGCGCCGCTGCTGATCGATGCCACCGGCGCCGCGGGAATTCTGGCGCGACAAATGAATCTGCGCGGCCCGCTCAGGCGTTACGGCTTGGGAGCGGAGTACGATCTTTACTGGCCGGATTGGCCAGACGATACGATTGCGTTGCTCTTCGGCAGTCTGGCCGGACCAGCGGGTTACGGCTGGATTTTTCCGCATGGCGCGTCGAGGGCGCGTATTGGCATAGGTGTGATTCATCCCGACACCAAGGCCGAACCTCGACCATTGCTCGATCACCTGCTGCGACGACAACAAATTGCGGGTTTCCCTGTTCCGTCTCATTCAGCGCTCGAATTTCATCTCGGCGTCATTCCTGCTGCGCCGCCGCTGAAAAGAACTTCGGCTGCCGGTTTGCTGGTGGCGGGAGACGCCGGTGGTTTGATTTCAACCTTGTTGGGCGAAGGCATTCGTTTCGCCTTGGATATCGGCGGCATGGCCGGAGACGTTGCGGTGGAAGCGCATCGCGCCGGGCGGTTCGACGCTGCATTTCTCGAGCGCTTTGACACGCGCTGGCGAAGCCGCTATGGCGGGCTCTTCGCCGGCGGCTATGAAATCAATCGCCGCCTGGCGCAATACGACGACCAGTCGTGGAATGAAAAAATCGCTTTGCTCGCGCAATTTCCGGCGGAGGTGATTCCCGATCTTCTCAAAGGCGATTTTTCCGCGCCGTTGCTGCTTTCGTTAATGTGGCGTTATCGCCAATATTTCGGCAGAAAGATGTTACAATATTTGTACAAAAATATCAGGAAAAAGTCTTGA
- a CDS encoding MFS transporter, with product METAKPSTANKTWLTRNVVAIGLVSLFSDLGHETATTILPVFLATLGAAPWALGVIEGVSDALSSFSKLWSGWFCDRSGKRKPVAVTGYVLTGIFKATIGLATSWWHVLFSRSAAWMGRGARSPARDAILADSVEPAHYGKAFGLDRAMDTLGAILGPLAAIWLVTLLPYRQIFFITIIPGMLAAAIFAFVVRARRIPPNHSLHFAASLRGLPSSFRRFLVAVALFGIGDFAHTLLILRATQILVETHEAAKAAQLAMSLYVIHNVIYAAASLPVGALGDRWGKGRLLTLGYFAAVIMNLGFLFSPSGYWPLTFLFCLGGVFIAVEDALERALAAELLPAEIHATGFGVLATVNGLGDFVSSVVVGFLWAKFSPAAGFAYAAGFCLLGALMMWRLAKSRRAML from the coding sequence ATGGAAACAGCAAAACCATCCACAGCCAATAAAACCTGGCTCACACGCAACGTCGTCGCCATCGGTCTCGTGAGCCTGTTCAGCGATCTTGGCCACGAAACGGCGACGACGATTTTGCCGGTGTTTTTGGCGACGCTCGGCGCCGCGCCGTGGGCGCTTGGTGTGATCGAAGGCGTCTCCGACGCGCTGTCGAGCTTCAGCAAATTGTGGTCGGGCTGGTTCTGTGATCGCAGCGGCAAGCGCAAACCAGTGGCGGTCACCGGCTACGTGCTCACCGGCATCTTCAAAGCCACGATTGGCCTGGCGACTTCGTGGTGGCACGTGTTGTTCAGCCGCAGTGCGGCGTGGATGGGACGCGGCGCTCGCTCACCCGCGCGTGATGCGATTTTAGCGGATTCGGTGGAACCGGCGCACTACGGCAAAGCCTTTGGACTCGATCGCGCCATGGACACCCTCGGCGCGATTCTTGGCCCGCTCGCCGCGATATGGCTGGTGACGCTGCTGCCTTATCGCCAGATATTTTTCATCACGATTATTCCCGGAATGCTTGCCGCCGCCATTTTTGCCTTTGTTGTTCGCGCCCGACGTATTCCGCCGAATCACAGTTTGCATTTCGCTGCCAGCTTGCGCGGATTGCCGTCGTCGTTTCGCCGTTTTCTCGTGGCTGTCGCATTGTTTGGCATCGGCGATTTTGCCCACACGCTACTGATTTTGCGCGCTACTCAAATTCTCGTTGAAACGCATGAAGCGGCCAAAGCGGCGCAACTGGCGATGAGTCTCTACGTCATTCACAATGTCATCTATGCCGCTGCTTCTTTGCCGGTGGGCGCGTTGGGAGACCGTTGGGGCAAGGGCCGCTTGCTCACGCTCGGCTATTTTGCCGCGGTCATCATGAATCTCGGTTTCTTGTTTTCGCCGTCGGGCTATTGGCCACTCACGTTTTTGTTCTGTCTCGGCGGCGTCTTCATCGCCGTTGAAGATGCGCTGGAGCGCGCTTTAGCCGCGGAGCTGTTGCCTGCCGAAATTCACGCCACCGGTTTCGGCGTGCTGGCCACCGTCAACGGCCTCGGCGATTTTGTTTCGAGTGTGGTGGTGGGATTTTTGTGGGCGAAATTCTCTCCGGCAGCGGGGTTCGCTTACGCCGCGGGATTCTGTTTGCTCGGGGCGCTGATGATGTGGCGGCTGGCAAAAAGCCGCCGTGCAATGCTTTAG
- a CDS encoding PTS sugar transporter subunit IIA: MDKIELVPYFNESLFIPALRAKTKDGVLEELVNCFVEARFLRNPAIALEMVHRREQLGSTGIGHGIAIPHGRTTAASEVMIAFGHSKSGIDWQALDGKPVHLIFMVLAPPQEINNRYLPVLGRLVEVLSESQHRDKFHSVTTYSDFINLLKS, encoded by the coding sequence ATGGATAAAATTGAATTAGTCCCCTATTTCAATGAGTCGCTGTTTATCCCGGCGCTGCGCGCCAAAACCAAGGACGGCGTCCTCGAAGAACTGGTGAATTGTTTTGTCGAAGCCAGATTTCTGCGCAATCCAGCCATCGCGCTCGAAATGGTGCACCGGCGTGAGCAACTCGGCAGCACCGGCATCGGCCACGGCATCGCGATTCCCCACGGCCGAACGACCGCGGCCTCGGAGGTGATGATCGCCTTCGGCCATTCCAAAAGCGGCATCGACTGGCAGGCGCTGGATGGCAAACCTGTGCATCTCATCTTCATGGTGCTGGCGCCGCCGCAGGAGATTAACAACCGCTACCTGCCCGTGCTTGGCCGTCTCGTCGAGGTCCTCAGCGAATCGCAGCATCGTGATAAATTCCACTCCGTAACCACCTATTCCGATTTCATCAATCTTCTCAAAAGCTAA
- a CDS encoding putative sulfate/molybdate transporter: MTNFKPTATIVSAKPAGPGIRFDRNELAGAFGDIGTDLPLLVGISLAAKLDGTSVLVMFGIMSILTALRYRLPMPVQPLKAMAAIVIAQKIDGAILYGAGLAIGVLMLLLSVTGLIDWLARVVPKSVVRGIQFGLGLQLAGLALKEYVQADGATGYILAAASFAITVAFIGNRKYPAALFVIAWGLIYALAFKLDMADLAQRAGFGLPQVRVPQWPEIVTGLVVLALPQIPLSLGNSILATRQVAADLFPDRPLQVRQISLTYSLMNLINPFFGGVPTCHGSGGMAGHYAFGGRTGGSVIIYGAMFLVMGLFFGEDFDAIVAVFPLPVLGVLLLFEGLTMILLVRDIAEQRTEFPITILVGLIAGSFPYGYVIAMVIGTALVYLGRLRFTSLGK; encoded by the coding sequence ATGACAAATTTCAAACCCACTGCCACGATCGTTTCGGCCAAACCTGCCGGCCCTGGCATTCGGTTCGACCGCAACGAGCTCGCCGGCGCGTTTGGAGATATTGGCACGGATTTGCCATTGCTGGTCGGCATCTCCCTGGCCGCGAAACTCGATGGCACCAGCGTGCTCGTCATGTTTGGCATCATGTCGATCCTGACTGCCTTGCGCTATCGCCTACCGATGCCGGTGCAACCGCTCAAGGCCATGGCGGCCATCGTCATCGCCCAAAAAATCGACGGTGCGATTCTGTACGGCGCCGGGCTTGCCATCGGCGTCCTCATGCTGCTGCTCTCGGTAACCGGCTTGATCGATTGGCTCGCGCGCGTTGTCCCCAAGAGTGTGGTGCGCGGCATCCAATTCGGGCTCGGCCTGCAGCTTGCTGGGCTGGCGCTCAAAGAATACGTGCAAGCGGATGGCGCAACCGGCTACATTTTAGCGGCCGCCAGTTTCGCCATCACCGTGGCATTCATCGGCAATCGCAAGTATCCTGCCGCGCTCTTCGTCATCGCATGGGGGCTGATTTATGCTTTGGCTTTCAAGTTGGACATGGCTGATCTGGCACAGCGCGCCGGCTTTGGTCTGCCGCAGGTGCGAGTGCCGCAATGGCCGGAGATTGTCACCGGGTTGGTTGTGCTGGCGCTGCCGCAAATTCCGCTGTCGTTGGGCAACTCCATTCTCGCCACCCGCCAGGTCGCAGCCGATTTGTTTCCCGACCGGCCGCTGCAGGTGCGCCAAATCAGCCTGACCTATTCGTTGATGAATCTCATCAATCCTTTCTTCGGCGGCGTGCCGACCTGTCACGGCTCCGGCGGCATGGCCGGACACTATGCCTTCGGCGGACGCACCGGCGGATCGGTCATCATTTACGGGGCGATGTTTTTGGTGATGGGATTGTTTTTCGGGGAGGACTTCGACGCCATCGTGGCGGTTTTTCCTTTGCCGGTCTTGGGCGTTCTGCTTTTGTTCGAAGGCTTGACCATGATCTTGCTGGTGCGCGACATCGCAGAGCAGCGGACGGAATTTCCGATCACGATTCTGGTTGGCTTGATCGCCGGCAGCTTTCCTTATGGCTATGTCATCGCCATGGTGATCGGCACGGCCCTGGTTTATCTGGGCCGCCTGCGCTTCACCAGCCTGGGCAAGTGA
- a CDS encoding sugar phosphate nucleotidyltransferase has product MFVLIMAGGAGTRFWPKSRERRPKQLLPIIGEGTMLQNTVRRLLPMMAAKNIFVISNQVQYDGIVEQLPMLPVENIIIEPRPKNTAACIGLGAILLQQRQPDDVMVALPADHLIDDDEIFRETLLSAGNIAAEQDVLITIGIQPTYPATGYGYIQFSNSRISAGQATAYRVKTFAEKPNLETAKRFLDSGDFLWNSGIFVWRLPVILAQIEEHLPHLYDGLKEISHSLGAPDQSNVIDRVYQQIKSISIDYGVMEKAKNVVVLRGQFRWNDLGSWDEVYKLLPKDQDYNTTGDQPHVMLDSTGCLIDVPGKTVAALGVHDLMIVETEDALLLCPRSRAQEVKDLVELIKRRKLNHLL; this is encoded by the coding sequence ATGTTCGTTTTAATCATGGCCGGGGGCGCCGGAACGCGTTTTTGGCCCAAAAGCCGGGAACGCCGGCCCAAACAACTGCTTCCGATCATCGGCGAGGGGACGATGTTGCAAAACACCGTGCGCCGCCTGCTGCCAATGATGGCGGCGAAAAATATTTTTGTCATCAGCAATCAAGTGCAATATGACGGCATCGTCGAGCAATTGCCGATGCTGCCGGTTGAAAACATCATCATCGAACCGCGTCCCAAAAATACGGCAGCGTGTATTGGCTTGGGCGCGATCTTGCTTCAACAACGCCAGCCGGACGACGTGATGGTCGCCTTGCCGGCGGATCACTTGATCGACGACGACGAGATTTTTCGCGAGACTTTGTTGAGCGCCGGCAACATTGCCGCGGAACAAGATGTTCTGATTACCATCGGCATTCAGCCGACGTATCCGGCGACCGGCTACGGTTACATCCAATTCAGCAACAGCCGCATCTCCGCCGGACAAGCGACGGCGTACCGCGTCAAAACATTTGCGGAAAAACCGAATCTCGAAACCGCGAAAAGGTTTCTCGACAGCGGCGACTTTTTGTGGAACAGTGGCATCTTCGTTTGGCGGCTGCCGGTGATTCTGGCGCAGATCGAAGAGCATCTGCCGCATCTTTATGACGGCCTAAAGGAGATTTCGCACAGCCTCGGCGCTCCCGATCAAAGCAATGTGATTGACCGCGTTTATCAACAGATCAAAAGCATTTCGATTGATTACGGCGTCATGGAGAAAGCAAAAAATGTCGTCGTCTTACGCGGGCAATTTCGCTGGAACGATTTGGGAAGCTGGGACGAAGTTTACAAGCTGCTGCCCAAGGATCAGGATTATAACACCACCGGCGACCAGCCGCACGTGATGCTGGACAGCACTGGATGTCTGATCGATGTGCCGGGAAAAACCGTGGCGGCGCTCGGCGTCCACGATTTGATGATTGTGGAGACGGAAGATGCGTTGTTGCTCTGCCCGCGCAGCCGCGCGCAGGAGGTAAAGGACTTGGTCGAGCTGATCAAGCGGCGCAAGCTCAATCACCTGCTGTAA
- a CDS encoding zinc ribbon domain-containing protein has translation MTYFCPGCWKIIPSDAKICPFCGCDLAAAEARSYPERLIGALHHPVPETRMLAAEILGELRYRPAIEPLLARAREALQEHPPDTPFLAALLRSARDCGAPEQEWQALLAQANSSLAYKLVTQ, from the coding sequence ATGACTTACTTTTGTCCCGGCTGTTGGAAAATCATTCCATCCGACGCAAAGATTTGTCCGTTCTGCGGATGCGATCTGGCTGCCGCGGAGGCGCGGAGTTATCCGGAGCGACTGATCGGCGCCTTGCATCACCCGGTGCCGGAAACACGAATGTTGGCTGCCGAGATTCTCGGAGAGTTGCGATACCGCCCGGCAATTGAACCGCTGCTGGCGCGCGCCCGCGAAGCGTTGCAGGAACATCCTCCGGACACGCCGTTTTTAGCCGCGCTGCTGCGCTCGGCGCGAGATTGCGGCGCTCCGGAGCAAGAGTGGCAAGCGCTGCTGGCACAGGCCAACAGCAGCCTGGCATACAAGCTCGTAACGCAATGA
- a CDS encoding C4-type zinc ribbon domain-containing protein yields MSGKIKTQIEFLVALQDLDIMIKEIEEVKELGFEVKGEGLSSLMSAREDLVQKIKKPLLAAYERLRNRYKRAIVPVKDDNCLGCFMKLPTSITAHGRTDKEVLICENCGRILYWLS; encoded by the coding sequence ATGTCCGGCAAAATTAAAACTCAGATCGAATTTCTCGTGGCGTTGCAAGACCTCGATATCATGATCAAAGAAATCGAGGAGGTCAAAGAATTGGGTTTTGAAGTCAAAGGCGAGGGTTTGTCGTCGTTGATGAGCGCGCGCGAGGATCTTGTGCAGAAAATCAAAAAGCCGCTGCTGGCGGCGTACGAACGCCTGCGCAACCGCTACAAGCGCGCCATCGTTCCGGTCAAAGACGACAACTGTCTCGGCTGTTTCATGAAGCTCCCCACCTCGATTACCGCCCACGGCCGGACGGACAAAGAAGTGCTGATTTGCGAAAATTGCGGCCGGATACTCTATTGGCTGTCGTGA
- a CDS encoding pyridoxal phosphate-dependent aminotransferase family protein produces MDLFEKCRNFTRAQQARTEGWYPYFKAIESGADSEVVIDGRKFIMIGSNNYLGLTQDPRVKEAAIKAVETFGSGCTGSRFLNGTLALHEELEHRLAKFMNREAALCFSTGFQTNLGTIATIVGKDDLIFTDRANHASIVDGCRLSFGKTIKFKHNDLDDLERLLKRYPKSDGKLIVADGVFSMEGDIIDLPRLVKLAEHYKARIMLDDAHSIGVLGKHGRGTAEHFGLEDKVDIVMGTFSKSFASLGGFIAAEAYVIDFIKHHARALIFSASMPPAATASVIAALDIIEQEPQRMECLWKNTRKMKEGFDALGFDTGHSVTPIIPILVGDDMKTFAFWKLLFDNGIFTNPVITPAVPPGQGRIRTSYMATHTEAELDHVLQVFARLGREFGLIP; encoded by the coding sequence TTGGATCTATTTGAGAAATGTCGTAATTTTACGCGCGCCCAACAAGCGAGAACCGAAGGCTGGTATCCTTATTTTAAAGCCATCGAATCCGGCGCCGACTCCGAAGTCGTCATCGATGGGCGCAAGTTCATCATGATCGGGTCGAATAATTATCTCGGCCTGACTCAGGATCCGCGTGTCAAAGAAGCCGCGATCAAGGCCGTGGAAACCTTCGGCTCCGGCTGCACCGGCTCGCGCTTTCTGAACGGCACGCTGGCACTGCACGAAGAACTGGAACATCGGTTGGCGAAATTTATGAACCGCGAAGCCGCGCTGTGTTTTTCCACCGGCTTCCAAACCAATCTCGGCACCATTGCCACCATCGTGGGCAAGGACGATTTGATTTTCACCGACCGCGCCAATCATGCCAGTATCGTCGACGGCTGCCGTTTGTCGTTCGGCAAAACCATCAAATTCAAACACAACGACCTGGATGATCTCGAACGGCTGCTGAAACGATATCCGAAATCCGACGGCAAGCTTATCGTCGCCGACGGCGTGTTCAGCATGGAAGGCGACATCATCGATCTGCCGCGATTGGTGAAATTGGCCGAGCATTACAAAGCTCGCATCATGCTTGACGACGCGCATTCCATCGGCGTGCTCGGCAAACACGGCCGCGGCACCGCCGAACATTTCGGCTTGGAAGACAAGGTTGACATCGTGATGGGCACGTTTAGCAAATCGTTCGCGTCGTTGGGTGGATTTATCGCGGCGGAGGCGTATGTCATCGATTTCATCAAACACCACGCGCGCGCGTTGATTTTCTCGGCCAGCATGCCGCCGGCGGCGACGGCTTCGGTGATTGCAGCGCTCGATATCATCGAACAGGAGCCGCAACGCATGGAGTGCCTGTGGAAAAACACTCGAAAAATGAAAGAAGGTTTTGATGCCCTGGGATTTGACACGGGCCATTCGGTCACACCAATCATTCCCATTTTGGTCGGCGATGACATGAAAACCTTCGCGTTTTGGAAATTGTTGTTCGACAACGGCATTTTTACCAATCCGGTGATCACGCCGGCGGTGCCGCCGGGGCAAGGCCGCATTCGCACGAGCTACATGGCGACGCATACCGAAGCCGAGCTGGATCACGTCTTGCAGGTTTTTGCGCGTCTCGGCCGCGAGTTTGGTTTGATTCCATAG